In Pleuronectes platessa chromosome 5, fPlePla1.1, whole genome shotgun sequence, a single genomic region encodes these proteins:
- the actmap gene encoding actin maturation protease isoform X1: MSVARALTDIYCACCGGGRRSAILSAGWICGYWDRGRKAEKHKRTQAMHPSIIKDGGQLQSTSLTSWAQFGCPLCPKFSTAQGETLRRHLGAHVQNAVHLQDTIICRCNLSCRDTGHYHCPNCTKTIVRKRDITSHVTGCQRPCDKVPPPCETPSTQSADVSQSAPSSSSLVFTPCASQEKSAHAPGCTSSTPDSEPHSPLSAPEDSIINEDHCYTLCPKASLLSPSVAPQSSPPPSASPPKASELDLSPREEVSAAAATAPARSETTELTCFRVANLKSVKCPHCSIVLYKKNLSVHMQRKHATLKDITGSSPLEYVDRNCSTGTPVPSRGHLSRGESVVIILLKKINK, encoded by the exons CTGCAGGTTGGATTTGCGGATATTGGGACCGAGGAAGAAAGGCGGAAAAACACAAGAGAACACAAGCG ATGCACCCCTCTATAATCAAGGATGGAGGACAGTTGCAGAGCACCTCCCTCACCAGCTGGGCCCAGTTCGGTTGTCCCCTGTGCCCCAAGTTCAGCACAGCACAGGGAGAGACACTACGGAGACACCTGGGGGCCCACGTACAGAATGCAGTGCATCTCCAAG ACACTATCATTTGCAGATGCAACCTGTCGTGCAGAGACACGGGTCATTACCACTGTCCAAACTGCACAAAAACAATCGTGCGCAAAAGAGATATCACGTCACACGTGACTGGATGTCAGAGACCATGTGATAAAGTACCACCGCCATGTGAAACACCCTCCACTCAGTCAGCTGACGTCAGCCAATCtgcaccttcatcatcatcattggtCTTCACTCCCTGTGCTTCCCAAGAGAAGTCCGCACACGCTCCAGGATGCACATCTTCAACACCTGACTCGGAGCCTCACTCTCCCCTATCTGCTCCAGAGGATTCAATCATAAATGAAGACCACTGCTACACACTTTGTCCCAAAGCTTCCCTCCTGTCCCCTTCTGTTGCACCACAGTCTTCTCCACCACCCTCAGCCTCACCCCCAAAGGCCTCTGAGTTGGATCTATCACCCAGGGAAGaagtcagtgctgctgctgctactgctccTGCACGCTCTGAAACAACAGAGCTGACATGTTTTCGTGTGGCAAATTTGAAATCAGTGAAGTGTCCTCACTGCTCCATCGtcctttacaaaaaaaatctgtcagtaCACATGCAAAGGAAGCATGCAACGCTCAAAGACATCACAGGTTCATCTCCCCTGGAATATGTTGATAGAAATTGCAGCACAGGGACACCGGTACCAAGCAGAGGTCACCTGAGCCGAGGGGAGTCGGTTGTTATcatcttattaaaaaaaataaacaagtga